In the genome of Triticum urartu cultivar G1812 chromosome 5, Tu2.1, whole genome shotgun sequence, one region contains:
- the LOC125508592 gene encoding uncharacterized protein LOC125508592: MPCKKARLRRRRIHVRMESSSAEPCETSVVKVDYDDEAEPVMSEEAAAPSEYDQAAEEAAEEETMAMMMGLGELADEAAEEAARIGEKKNRRDNLSMDEMMARTREMLGEVPEEANTDHNAYCARVHRQNWDWLFAQQYGPFDQTTSIPASCFTDLRRPNNRYAHKQEMLQIFWIKVGKIKKPLKWPLQVFGSIAVRDAVDRNRIMVFHRERDNCQTLTKKDRLLTLTGPTRGIVMNVHPTYVEVDLKAKGATESEDKDLSYLAVASLPWGPSYRAEASKLSTLELTYVRLCDCVEAAIGVKVKKPGLWPGCRGLFTASTASFENMEIRLLAFEGDRLPVDGSGRIELSRHVISVELPQPEGKLVFSVKALRGSDEKDVRRVRKTFTPKKFGKTKENIKIGSCEMEVTVTWSLLPSCKYDYDSAFVRYY; encoded by the exons ATGCCGTGCAAAAAGGCAAGGCTGCGGCGGCGACGAATCCATGTACGGATGGAGTCGTCGAGTGCCGAGCCTTGTGAAACATCTGTGGTGAAGGTCGATTATGATGATGAGGCTGAGCCTGTCATGTCTGAAGAAGCAGCAGCTCCGTCTGAATATGATCAAGCCGCCGAGGAAGCGGCCGAGGAGGAGACGATGGCGATGATGATGGGATTGGGGGAGCTGGCCGACGAGGCGGCTGAGGAGGCGGCCAGAATCGGGGAGAAGAAGAACAGGAGAGACAATCTGTCGATGGACGAAATGATGGCGAGGACGAGAGAGATGCTAGGGGAAGTACCCGAGGAAGCCAACACTGATCATAATGCCTACTGTGCCCGTGTTCACCGCCAAAATTGGGACTGGCTCTTCGCCCAACAGTACGGCCCCTTCGATCAGACCA CGTCAATCCCCGCCTCGTGCTTCACCGACCTTCGCCGCCCTAATAACCGCTACGCCCACAAGCAGGAGATGCTCCAGATCTTCTGGATCAAAGTCGGGAAGATAAAGAAGCCCCTGAAGTGGCCATTACAGGTGTTTGGTTCGATCGCTGTGCGCGATGCAGTGGATCGCAATCGCATCATGGTCTTCCACCGTGAGAGGGATAACTGCCAAACCCTTACCAAGAAG GATCGACTTCTTACGCTAACGGGACCTACCCGAGGAATTGTAATGAATGTACATCCTACCTATGTTGAAGTTGATCTGAAGGCGAAGGGCGCTACTGAATCTGAGGATAAAGATTTAAGCTATTTAGCAGTTGCGTCTCTTCCTTGGGGCCCGTCTTATCGTGCTGAGGCTAGCAAGCTCAGCACATTAGAGTTGACATACGTTCGACTGTGTGACTGTGTGGAAGCCGCAATCGGTGTGAAAGTCAAAAAGCCTGGGTTATGGCCTGGCTGCAGGGGTTTATTCACTGCCAGTACAGCTAGTTTCGAAAACATGGAAATACGGTTGCTTGCTTTTGAAGGCGATAGATTGCCGGTCGATGGTAGTGGCAGGATTGAGCTTTCACGCCATGTGATCAGCGTCGAGCTTCCGCAGCCTGAAGGAAAGCTTGTGTTTTCGGTGAAGGCACTGCGTGGTAGTGATGAGAAAGATGTGAGGAGAGTTCGTAAAACTTTTACTCCCAAAAAGTTTGGTAAAACCAAGGAGAATATTAAGATTGGCTCCTGTGAGATGGAGGTAACTGTCACATGGTCCCTTCTTCCGAGTTGTAAGTATGATTATGACAGTGCATTTGTAAGGTATTATTAA